The nucleotide sequence CGCCGAATGGGCCACCACGCTGCTTCGGGAGAAGGGATACCGGAGGCGATAGCCCCGGGGATGCCGGCGACGCCGGCGATCCCCGATGGGTTTCCCGAACATCTCAAATAGGGGGTGCGCGATGAGCCGGGAGATCACGATCAGCGTGATCAAGGCCGATATCGGGGGCATGGTGGGCCACTCCGGGATCCACACGGATCTGGTGGCCCTGGCCCGCCAGCATCTGGAGGAGGCCCAGCGCCGGGGCGTGATCATCGATTACTATGTGACCTGGTGCGGGGACGACCTGCAGCTCATCATGACCCATCGCCACGGCGTCGACAGCCCCATCGTCCACGGCCTGGCCTGGGAGACCTTCGAGCGATGCACAGTCAAAGCGAAGGAGATGAAGCTCTACGGGGCCGGGCAGGACCTCATCGCCGACGCCTTTTCGGGGAATGTGCGGGGGATGGGGCCGGGGGTGGCGGAGATGTCCTTCGTCGAACGCCCCTCAGAGCCCATCATCGTCTTCATGGCCGACAAAACCTCCGCCGGCGCCTGGAATCTACCCCTGTTCCGCATGTTCGCAGATCCCTTCAACACGGCCGGCCTGGTGATCTCTCCCGCCCTCCACGAAGGCTTCCGCTTTGAGGTTCACGATGTCAAGGGTCACAAGCGGATTTTCTTCAACTGCCCCGAGGAGATGTATGACCTTCTGGTCTTCATCGGGGCCCCGGGCCGTTATATGATCAAGGCCGTTTACACCAAGAAAGGGGAGATCGCGGCGGTCTCTTCCACCGAACGCCTCTCTCTGATCGCCGGGCATTACGTGGGGAAGGACGACCCGGTGTGCATCGTGCGGGCGCAGGGGATCTTCCCGGCGGTGGGGGAGATCCTGGAACCCTTCACCATGCCGCACATCGTGGAGGGCTGGATGCGGGGCTCCCACTACGGACCGCTGATGCCTGTGCCTCTCCAATACGCCAAGTGCACCCGCTTCGATGGTCCGCCGCGGGTGGTAGCCCTGGGCTTTCAGCTGGCCGACGGCCGGCTGATCGGGCCGCGGGATATGTTCGACGATCCGGCCTTCGATGAGGCGCGGCGGCTGTGCAATGTGATCGCGGATCACTTCCGACGTCACGGGCCTTTTGAGCCCCACCGCCTGCCGATGGAGGAGATGGAATACACCACGCTGCCCGAGGTGGCCGAGCGCCTGGTGGGTCGCTGGGAGCCCCTGCCCGAGCCCCATCCAGCCATCGCGGGCGGGGATGGCAGCGCGGCCGAGGCGGATTAGGCGGATTCGTATCGAAGGCGGATCGGGGCGGGCAGGGAAACTGCCCGCCCCGATTTGTTTTCCTGCTTCAATGCGCCCCCTATTCCGTGTAATACGCCAGCCCCAGCACGCCCGGCCCGGCATAGAGGCCCATCACCGGCGAGAAAACGGTGAGATAGCACTCCCGGCAATCGAACCGCTCAAGGAGCTGCTGCCGCAGGGCCTCGGCCTCTTCCGGCGCGGCCGCGTGGAAGACCGAGGCGTGGACCGGACGACCTCCTACATCCTGGGCCATCCGCTCCAGCATGGCTTCGATCGCCCGGCGTCGCGTGCGGACTTTCGCCAGCACCTCGATGCGGCCGTTTTGCAGGGTCAGGATCGGCTTGATCTGCAGCACGTCCACCGCCAGGGAGGCCAGGGCGGGAGCTCGCCCACTCCGGATGAGGTAGGTCACCGTCTCCAGGACAGCGAAGAACCGAAGGCGGGGGCGGAGGGCCTCAACCCGGGCGACGATCTCATCCAGCGACGCCCCGGCTTCGGCGGCCCGTGCCGCTTCCAGGACGAGGAACCCCTGAGCCATGGTGGCGGCCTGGCTATCGAGGACTCGAATGGGCACCTCGGGGACCATCTGAGCGGCCAGGAGGGCGGCGTTGTAGGTTCCCGTCATCGCTGCCGAGACGTGGATAGAAACAATCCCCTCGGCCTCTTTCGCCAGCTCCCGGTAGGTCTCCAGGAAATCCCCGATGGAAGGCTGGGAAGAGGTCGCCATGAGCCCTGCGCGCTGCCACTCGTAGATCTGCTCGGCGGTCACATCGATGCCATCCCGGAACACCCGCTCCCCCAGGATGATGCGAACGGGGACCACGCGGATGCGATAGGCTTCCACCAGTTCGGGGGGCAGGCACGCCACGCTATCGGTGACCACTGCGATCTTCGCCATGGCGCTTCTCCCTGCAGGCGAACGCGGGGGGATTACCCGATGGCCCAGCGCCGCCCCGGGCAGCCGAGCAGGTTCTCCGCCCTTCGGGAATGCGCTTCCCTCTGGACCTTCAGGGGAAGGGCTCGCCTTCTCGGAACCCGCTCGCCAATCGGTGGACCGCAAACGCGCCCGGCTTCCGCACGAGGGCGGCGCGGATTCATGTTCCGGGCATCTGGAGCGCGCTCACCCGGCGGGCATTCGATGCCGGTCGCCCGGATGCCGGAACATCCAGGCCTCCCAGGAAGCCGTATCCCGGTCCAGCCAGAGGCGTCGCCAGAACACCTGCCGGCGCTCCACCGGATCTGGGGGGAGCGGTTCCCGGTTGGCCTCCAGGCGTTTGATCACCGTGATCCCCAGCATGGCCAGCCCCCCGAATGCCACCTCCGATGGTCCACCGGCCAGCCATACCAGCGCGGGCAATCCGGCGATCGCCAGCAGGGCCATGATCGCGGTGGCGCCCAACAGACGCCCGATGGCCAGCGCGCCGAGGAGCCAGAGAGCCCCGGCCGGGAAGGTCACGGCCAGCATCCCCAGGAACGGGCCGATGCCGCGCCCTCCATGGAAGCCCAGCCAGACCGGCCAGTTATGGCCGAGGACGGCAGCCAGCCCCGCCGCCACCGCCACTCCGCGCGGACGGCCCAGGGACAGCGCTCCGAGGGTGGGGAGGGCGGCTTTGAGGACATCGAAGAGGCCGACCGGGAGGAGGGCCCAGCGGGCCACGTGGTAATACACCGCGGTCCCGCTAACGGTGCGGCTGCCCCAATGCCGCAGATCCACTCCGCGCAGGAGACGACCTGCGAGGTAAGCCGTGGGGATCGAACCGAGGAGATAACCCATCAAAATAAATCCGAGATCCAGCATAATGACCCCCTGCCTTCCGGAAATTGAGGGTCAGCACCCCTCTAAGCATAACGCGGAAGCGCAGGGGAATACAACCGGTGGGGGGAAGATCTTCACACGGAGGCACGGAGAATACCGTGTTCCCCGTGCCTCCGTGTGAGCCTGGTTCGTCCGCTTTATGGCAGGGGTAGGGGAAGGGTGGGCGAGAGGGGGAGCTCCGGTGTGGGAACCGGCGTCGGCGTGGGCAGGACAGGCTCCGGCGTCGGGCTGGGGGTCACCGTCGGGATCGGCGTGGGGGTAGGCACGATCCCGTTGTCCACATACGTCCGGGCTTCCCCCACAAACGCCTGTCCGGAACGATTGAAGGCCGTTACCCGCAGGGCATACCATCCGGTGGGGAGATGGGAGGCATCCCAGATCGTGATCTGGCCATCCCGCACCGGCGCCAGGTGCGGTCCGCTTAACCACTGCCAGGACACGCCATCCGGCCCTACGATCCCCCACTCCACATTGTAATAGGCGAAATCGGGGATCCACACCGTCCCCAGCACCGGGACCATCCCGCGCACCACGGTGTTTTCGTTCGGCCACCGGATAATCACCTCCGGGATCGCGACCGTGCAGACCTCGGTGGGGGGCTGGGGGATCTGATGCTGTTCCGCCCACCAGCGCCCCTCCTCCGGGATCACATAGAAGACCCGTTCGATCGGCGGGCCAGGGCAGCCTTCGGTGTAGAGCAGCCCGGTGGCCCCATCGATCACCACTTTCTTCCACAGGTCGTGCTCGGGCCCGGGCGGAGGCTGGTCGGCGGCGAAGAGCTCGATCCGCCGTCGATCCGGCGGGCAATAGGGGGAGGGCTGGGTGCCGGAATCCAGGCAGATTTCCCGCTCGATGATCCCCGGGGGCCGCTGGAATTCCCGGGGGGGCAGGTTCAGGATGCGGTGGGCTTCCTCCATCACATCGTGCCAGACCGGGGCCGCGCCGGTGATGCCGGTGACCCCTTTCATCTCGGAGTTGTCCGTGTTTCCCACCCAGACTCCGACCACCAGATCCGGCGTGTAGCCCAATGTCCAGTTGTCCCGGAAATCGTTGGTCGTCCCGGTCTTGGCGGCCGCGGGCCGGGAGAGCT is from Thermoflexus sp. and encodes:
- the fbp gene encoding fructose-1,6-bisphosphate aldolase/phosphatase — encoded protein: MSREITISVIKADIGGMVGHSGIHTDLVALARQHLEEAQRRGVIIDYYVTWCGDDLQLIMTHRHGVDSPIVHGLAWETFERCTVKAKEMKLYGAGQDLIADAFSGNVRGMGPGVAEMSFVERPSEPIIVFMADKTSAGAWNLPLFRMFADPFNTAGLVISPALHEGFRFEVHDVKGHKRIFFNCPEEMYDLLVFIGAPGRYMIKAVYTKKGEIAAVSSTERLSLIAGHYVGKDDPVCIVRAQGIFPAVGEILEPFTMPHIVEGWMRGSHYGPLMPVPLQYAKCTRFDGPPRVVALGFQLADGRLIGPRDMFDDPAFDEARRLCNVIADHFRRHGPFEPHRLPMEEMEYTTLPEVAERLVGRWEPLPEPHPAIAGGDGSAAEAD
- a CDS encoding DegV family protein, translating into MAKIAVVTDSVACLPPELVEAYRIRVVPVRIILGERVFRDGIDVTAEQIYEWQRAGLMATSSQPSIGDFLETYRELAKEAEGIVSIHVSAAMTGTYNAALLAAQMVPEVPIRVLDSQAATMAQGFLVLEAARAAEAGASLDEIVARVEALRPRLRFFAVLETVTYLIRSGRAPALASLAVDVLQIKPILTLQNGRIEVLAKVRTRRRAIEAMLERMAQDVGGRPVHASVFHAAAPEEAEALRQQLLERFDCRECYLTVFSPVMGLYAGPGVLGLAYYTE
- a CDS encoding glycerol-3-phosphate acyltransferase; this encodes MLDLGFILMGYLLGSIPTAYLAGRLLRGVDLRHWGSRTVSGTAVYYHVARWALLPVGLFDVLKAALPTLGALSLGRPRGVAVAAGLAAVLGHNWPVWLGFHGGRGIGPFLGMLAVTFPAGALWLLGALAIGRLLGATAIMALLAIAGLPALVWLAGGPSEVAFGGLAMLGITVIKRLEANREPLPPDPVERRQVFWRRLWLDRDTASWEAWMFRHPGDRHRMPAG